Proteins from one Podospora pseudocomata strain CBS 415.72m chromosome 4, whole genome shotgun sequence genomic window:
- a CDS encoding hypothetical protein (EggNog:ENOG503NVAY), with protein sequence MQAVPSLVGTGTAIAAAAAGLVFGQPSESEVPPWSSPNPGVFSADYDAFGSQASSARPNTSAAALQQRCSSPVQEFAYGSFRQLVDPTPSPLMSPTTEAAQPQRPGSAVPVTSPRTTSGRQSFLRQDTKESVPRQDVESARDSVSSRESWIRRFSLRPISQHGSPRSSMGPDSSSLTFSHGSGVPMLGQQSLASSAPNKLVKRNAPGFGEPHGSHQRRGSKSQVLTLRRPATSHQRTATMQQQSQLQGNSVDPPPSAGAGAGPKFSYEPSSVPETETPTSSSFGGSKRSSSRWTSFFHARRAAGLGRDASGLTSGQSAKLASLFPKRRVSLTPGHVSRAYLTKADCITDIPVFVDEAEQQEEDFGHIEDLEVLQSPVNPTDLPETSSEKRPKRSMSMHFSSAQNWIARTSSVRRPRRSTVDAKGGNDSRYATADLAGMLRDPMQSPGSPTTQEIVVPPNYQPQAPQLEPAPTLSDAPRNRKRNSPSPLPPLNRLSSFNIDVSRLGLSSSSSSTPPPRSFHTPINYMNGSQNPPAPTHSRGPSGERSITLAGSDFEVHDADDEDTDVRSDAYDSFRTIASSSRVRSVETPLDSMFDESPPSTASNGKTKRLSIQEMLGRGWDGETKITEEEDSAATPVRSTHLDGTTKPIKLDGFGYGGQGGLMLVHREFAARLSFDDDDDDDWARDDDNTLSNHLSPPSSTNSRRVSPTLRHALKNLGGNGSPDLSRDSMSDRPRSSIFDWSEPSIHDKLDSDTTRPKTVHGKQEMDLRIGRSTSRKAPKAGHVRSQSVPVVPEPTDESKPPPKFGTWGLSTKNASEDWDDDFDFDETPLDTTGGKDSSTSFMVVPPSIQASQPSVKAHSGQIRELSLLVNDLKRLCRHGKDLNIIHGAIQPKWVEAENIIALASPDEDEADEFGSVKLSLDFDRDDLDEIDERFIDEGFDGSMLDNINDPFEIPEPQMMTRTTVVRERATVRRRSVFSPDDDIFGGQWPLPDEPLKPPRPRTPDGSVSPNGSSAVLATVIQAMQQQRSTSDPIAATATKTQDTKLFFDTNSLQELVKRAGHLRDSLSDAVRKAELLTQSPAATPRRERLSHLNLDGSPAFTRVFSDPAASSPPRRLPKSHSSNSILGRGSADSPRMQMMIVS encoded by the exons ATGCAGGCTGTGCCGAGT CTTGTGGGAACCGGCACTGCCATCGcggccgccgctgctggtCTGGTATTTGGTCAGCCGTCAGAGTCGGAAGTGCCGCCATGGTCCAGCCCGAACCCCGGAGTATTTTCTGCCGACTACGATGCCTTCGGCTCTCAAGCCTCGAGTGCGAGGCCTAACACGAGTGCCGCAGCTCTGCAGCAACGATGCTCTTCACCAGTCCAGGAGTTTGCCTACGGCTCGTTTCGCCAGCTTGTCGACCCAACTCCAAGTCCTCTGATGTCCCCTACCACGGAAGCGGCTCAACCTCAGCGACCCGGCAGCGCCGTACCGGTCACATCACCGAGAACTACCAGCGGGAGACAGTCCTTTCTTCGCCAAGATACCAAAGAATCAGTGCCGCGGCAGGATGTAGAAAGTGCTCGCGACTCCGTGTCTTCTAGGGAATCGTGGATTCGGCGCTTCTCATTGCGCCCGATATCACAACACGGGAGCCCAAGGTCAAGCATGGGACCCGACTCGTCATCCTTGACATTCTCACATGGCTCAGGTGTCCCGATGCTTGGGCAACAATCACTTGCCAGCTCGGCCCCCAACAAGTTGGTAAAGAGGAATGCCCCTGGTTTCGGTGAGCCACACGGATCTCACCAACGGCGGGGCTCCAAGTCGCAGGTGTTGACCCTCCGGAGACCGGCTACTAGCCACCAACGGACAGCAACCATGCAGCAACAATCACAACTGCAAGGTAACTCGGTTGACCCTCCGCCTTCCGCTGGAGCTGGGGCCGGGCCCAAGTTTTCATATGAGCCTTCGAGTGTCCCAGAGACAGAAACACCAACGTCTTCATCATTTGGCGGCTCTAAGCGTTCCTCCAGCAGATGGACGTCGTTTTTTCATGCTCGGCGGGCGGCGGGCCTTGGTCGTGACGCTTCAGGACTTACGAGTGGACAGAGCGCTAAGCTCGCTTCCCTGTTCCCCAAAAGACGAGTGTCTCTAACCCCAGGCCATGTTTCTCGAGCATATCTCACCAAGGCAGATTGCATAACAGACATTCCTGTGTTTGTGGATGAAGCTGAGCAGCAGGAAGAAGATTTCGGGCACATTGAGGACCTAGAGGTTCTGCAGAGTCCAGTCAACCCCACCGACTTGCCCGAAACATCTTCCGAGAAGCGACCGAAGAGGTCAATGTCGATGCATTTTAGTTCAGCCCAAAACTGGATCGCGAGAACCTCGAGCGTTCGGCGTCCTAGAAGGAGTACCGTTGACGCCAAGGGCGGAAATGATAGTCGATATGCGACCGCCGACCTGGCCGGCATGCTTCGCGACCCAATGCAGTCTCCGGGCAGCCCAACCACACAAGAAATTGTTGTGCCACCCAACTACCAGCCGCAAGCACCACAGCTTGAGCCTGCACCAACCCTCTCGGATGCTCCACGGAACCGCAAGAGAAattcaccctctcctcttccgccatTAAACCGTCTATCCAGCTTCAACATCGACGTTTCACGACTTGGGCTGTCaagctcttcctcttccacacCGCCTCCAAGATCATTCCATACCCCGATAAACTACATGAACGGCTCCCAGAACCCTCCTGCTCCCACACATAGCCGAGGTCCTTCGGGGGAACGATCAATCACGCTGGCAGGCTCCGACTTTGAGGTCCACGATGCAGATGACGAAGACACAGATGTCCGGAGTGATGCCTACGATTCCTTCCGCACCATCGCCTCTTCCAGTCGGGTTCGGTCTGTTGAGACACCGCTAGACTCGATGTTTGATGAATCGCCACCGAGCACTGCCAGCAACGGCAAAACCAAGAGGTTATCGATTCAAGAGATGCTGGGACGTGGATGGGATGGCGAAACCAAGATTActgaagaggaagacagTGCAGCCACGCCTGTTCGGAGCACTCACCTGGATGGCACAACAAAGCCCATCAAGTTGGACGGGTTTGGTTATGGTGGTCAGGGAGGTCTGATGCTGGTACACCGAGAGTTTGCGGCCAGGTTATcttttgatgatgacgacgacgatgactgGGCACGAGACGACGATAACACTTTGAGCAATCATCTTTCGCCACCGAGCTCGACGAATTCGAGACGTGTCAGTCCGACACTTCGGCATGCGCTCAAAAATTTGGGTGGGAATGGGAGCCCCGATCTGTCTCGTGATAGTATGAGCGACCGGCCGAGGAGCAGCATATTTGACTGGTCAGAACCATCGATCCATGACAAGCTCGATTCCGATACAACCCGACCCAAAACGGTTCATGGGAAGCAGGAGATGGATTTGAGGATTGGTCGTTCGACAAGTCGGAAAGCCCCGAAAGCCGGGCATGTACGGAGCCAGAGCGTTCCTGTTGTTCCAGAACCTACTGATGAATCCAAACCGCCTCCAAAGTTTGGAACATGGGGGCTGAGTACAAAAAATGCCAGCGAGGACTGGGATGATGATTTCGATTTTGACGAAACCCCGCTTGATACGACCGGAGGAAAGGACTCTAGCACGAGTTTTATGGTCGTTCCCCCGTCGATTCAAGCCAGTCAGCCGAGTGTAAAAGCCCATTCGGGTCAAATACGGGAACTTTCCTTGCTCGTCAATGACTTGAAACGACTATGCCGCCATGGCAAAGACCTCAACATTATTCACGGGGCCATACAACCAAAATGGGTCGAGGCGGAAAATATTATTGCCCTGGCATCGCCCGATGAGGACGAAGCTGATGAGTTTGGTTCAGTCAAGTTGTCACTGGACTTTGATCGAGATGATCTTGATGAGATTGATGAACGTTTTATCGACGAGGGTTTTGATGGCTCCATGCTTGATAACATTAACGATCCTTTCGAGATTCCCGAGCCGCAGATGATGACCCGGACGACAGTGGTACGAGAACGAGCGACTGTCCGAAGACGGTCGGTGTTTTCACCTGACGACGATATTTTCGGCGGTCAGTGGCCACTGCCCGACGAGCCGCTTAAGCCTCCACGACCACGAACACCAGACGGTTCGGTAAGCCCCAATGGGAGCTCTGCCGTTCTGGCCACCGTGATCCAGGCAATGCAGCAACAGCGGTCTACTTCCGATcccatcgccgccaccgccaccaagaCCCAAGACACCAAGCTGTTCTTTGACACAAACAGTCTCCAAGAGCTGGTGAAGAGGGCTGGTCACCTGCGAGACTCGCTGTCGGA
- the GCN20 gene encoding ATP-binding cassette, regulator of translational elongation (COG:E; COG:J; BUSCO:EOG09260OM6; EggNog:ENOG503NWE1), with amino-acid sequence MDAEIRSVVPNIDPVISEYSAGYLTHASTAWSGSGDEEATGPSPLDEAAIAITDLLVSASGNPSPAQREKIQGLVQKWVDKYAAATDKLDRRGPAVRRLDQTIQVSSQRNMSSTLAVATGGVDLESANVRKVESKVDKKKLEKAERKIAAKQSKKTYKTVEYEASRLLNQPDNTQSYEDFYMAVNPLQLGGAQSGKSKDIKIDNIDVSIGGSRILTDTTLTLAYGHRYGLVGNNGVGKSTLLRALSRREVPIPTHISILHVEQEIMGDDTPALQAVLDADVWRKVLLKEQAEITTKLADIEAQRSGMADTATDAARLDKDREALDSRLGDIQGKLAEMESDKAESRAASILAGLGFSPERQQFATKTFSGGWRMRLALARALFCEPDLLLLDEPSNMLDVPSITFLSNYLQGYPSTVLVVSHDRAFLNEVATDIIHQHSMRLDYYRGANFESFYATKEERRKVAKREYENQMAQRAHLQAFIDKFRYNAAKSSEAQSRIKKLEKMPVLEPPEAEYSVHFKFPDVEKMTPPIVQMSEVTFGYTPDKILLRNVDLDVQLDSRIGIVGPNGAGKTTILKLLIGKLQPTSGTITQNPRLRIGFFAQHHVDALDLNASAVTFMAKTYPGRTDEEYRRQLGAFGITGTTGLQKMELLSGGQKSRVAFACLALTNPHILVLDEPSNHLDIEAMDALSEALQQFQGGVLMVSHDVTMLQTVCTSLWVCDNGTVEKFPGDVQAYKKRITAQADAAGVAKQLL; translated from the exons ATGGACGCCGAAATCAGATCGGTCGTGCCGAACATCGACCCCGTGATTTCCGAGTACTCGGCCGGCTACCTGACCCATGCCTCCACAGCTTGGTCCGGGTCcggggacgaggaggccaCCGGCCCGTCTCCGCTCGACGAGGCTGCCATTGCTATCACCGACCTGCTCGTCTCTGCCTCTGGCAACCCCAGCCCTGCTCAGCGAGAGAAGATCCAAGGTCTCGTTCAGAAGTGGGTGGACAAGTATGCTGCCGCCACCGACAAGCTCGATAGGAGAGGCCCTGCCGTCCGGCGTCTGGACCAGACCATTCAAGTGAGCTCGCAAAGGAACATGTCCTCGACTCTTGCCGTTGCcactggtggtgttgatctgGAGTCGGCCAATGTCAGGAAGGTCGAGTCCAAGGTCgataagaagaagctcgagaaggcCGAGAGGAAGATTGCCGCCAAGCAGAGCAAGAAGACCTACAAGACGGTCGAGTATGAGGCTTCGCGCCTCCTTAACCAACCAGATAACACTCAGTCGTATGAGGATTTCTACATGGCTGTCAACCCGCTGCAGCTGGGTGGTGCCCAGAGCGGCAAGTCCAAGGATATCAAGATCGACAACATCGATGTCTCGATTGGTGGCAGCAGAATCTTGACCGATACCACTTTGACTCTTGCCTATGGTCACCGCTACGGTCTCGTTGGTAACAACGGTGTGGGTAAATCTACTCTTCTGAGAGCTCTGTCTCGAAGAGAGGTTCCTATCCCGACTCATATCTCTATTCTGCACGTCGAGCAAGAGATTATGGGTGATGATACCCCAGCCTTGCAGGCCGTGTTGGATGCCGATGTTTGGCGcaaggtgttgttgaaggaaCAGGCC GAAATCACAACGAAACTGGCAGACATCGAAGCCCAGCGTTCTGGTATGGCAGACACTGCAACGGATGCCGCGAGACTAGACAAGGACCGTGAAGCCCTTGACAGCCGGCTTGGTGATATCCAGGGCAAGCTTGCCGAAATGGAGTCCGATAAAGCTGAATCCAGGGCTGCCAGTATTCTGGCTGGTCTTGGTTTCTCACCTGAAAGACAGCAGTTTGCCACCAAGACATTCTCTGGTGGTTGGCGTATGCGTCTGGCACTTGCTAGAGCTCTTTTCTGCGAGCCtgatcttttgcttctcgaCGAACCGTCCAACATGTTGGACGTTCCGTCTATCACCTTCCTTTCCAACTACCTTCAAGGCTACCCCAGCACCGTTCTTGTCGTATCTCACGACAGAGCCTTCCTCAACGAGGTGGCAACCGACATCATTCATCAACACTCCATGCGTCTTGACTACTACCGTGGTGCCAACTTTGAGTCCTTCTATGccaccaaggaggagcggAGAAAGGTGGCCAAGAGAGAGTACGAGAACCAGATGGCACAGCGTGCCCATCTCCAAGCCTTCATCGACAAGTTCCGTTACAATGCCGCCAAGTCATCGGAAGCTCAATCCCGTATCaagaagttggagaagatgccTGTTCTCGAGCCTCCTGAGGCTGAGTACAGCGTGCACTTCAAGTTCCCAGATGTCGAAAAGATGACCCCACCAATCGTCCAAATGTCTGAGGTCACCTTTGGCTACACACCAGACAAGATTCTTCTCAGAAATGTTGATTTGGATGTTCAGCTCGACTCCAGAATTGGTATTGTTGGACCCAACGGTGCTGGTAAGACAACAATTCTCAAGCTTCTCATCGGAAAGCTACAGCCCACATCCGGCACCATCACTCAGAACCCTCGTCTTCGTATTGGCTTCTTTGCCCAGCATCACGTTGATGCTCTTGATCTCAATGCCAGTGCCGTCACCTTCATGGCCAAGACCTACCCTGGCAGGACGGATGAAGAGTACCGTCGCCAGCTGGGTGCCTTTGGCATCACTGGCACAACTGGTCTGCAAAAGATGGAACTTCTTTCTGGTGGTCAAAAGTCTCGTGTTGCTTTTGCTTGTTTGGCGCTTACCAACCCTCACATCTTGGTTCTGGATGAACCTTCCAATCACTTGGATATTGAGGCCATGGATGCCTTGTCCGAGGCTCTACAGCAGTTCCAGGGCGGTGTGCTGATGGTTTCTCACGACGTTACGATGTTGCAGACAGTGTGCACGTCGTTGTGGGTTTGTGATAATGGCACGGTGGAGAAGTTCCCTGGTGATGTCCAGGCTTACAAGAAGAGGATTACTGCACAGGCCGATGCAGCTGGTGTTGCGAAGCAGCTCCTTTAA
- the TUB2 gene encoding beta-tubulin (COG:Z; EggNog:ENOG503NVXK): protein MREIVHLQTGQCGNQIGAAFWQIISGEHGLDSNGVYNGTSELQLERMNVYFNEASGNKYVPRAVLVDLEPGTMDAVRAGPFGQLFRPDNFVFGQSGAGNNWAKGHYTEGAELVDQVLDVVRREAEGCDCLQGFQITHSLGGGTGAGMGTLLISKIREEFPDRMMATFSVVPSPKVSDTVVEPYNATLSVHQLVENSDETFCIDNEALYDICMRTLKLPNPSYGDLNHLVSAVMSGVTVSLRFPGQLNSDLRKLAVNMVPFPRLHFFMVGFAPLTSRGAHSFRAVSVPELTQQMFDPKNMMAASDFRNGRYLTCSAIFRGKVSMKEVEDQMRNVQNKNSSYFVEWIPNNVQTALCSIPPRGLKMSSTFVGNSTAIQELFKRIGEQFTAMFRRKAFLHWYTGEGMDEMEFTEAESNMNDLVSEYQQYQDAGVDEEEEEYEEEAPAEEE from the exons ATGCGTGAGATT GTCCATCTTCAGACCGGTCAGTGC GGTAACCAAATTGGTGCCGCCTTCTG GCAGATTATCTCCGGCGAGCACGGCTTGGACAGCAATGGCGT GTACAACGGCACTTCCGAGCTCCAGCTCGAGCGCATGAATGTCTACTTCAACGAG GCTTCCGGCAACAAGTATGTTCCCCGCGCTGTCCTCGTCGATCTCGAGCCCGGCACCATGGACGCTGTCCGTGCCGGTCCCTTCGGCCAGCTCTTCCGCCCCGACAACTTCGTCTTCGGCCAGTCCGGTGCTGGCAACAACTGGGCCAAGGGTCATTACACTGAGGGTGCTGAGCTCGTTGACCAGGTCCTCGACGTTGTCCGTCGTGAGGCCGAAGGCTGCGACTGCCTCCAGGGTTTCCAGATCACCCACTcccttggtggtggtaccgGTGCCGGTATGGGTACCCTTTTGATCTCCAAGATCCGCGAGGAGTTCCCCGACCGTATGATGGCCACCTTCTCCGTCGTGCCATCGCCCAAGGTTTCCGACACCGTTGTTGAGCCCTACAACGCCACCCTCTCCGTCCATCAGCTTGTTGAGAACTCCGACGAGACCTTCTGCATTGACAACGAGGCTCTCTACGACATCTGCATGCGCACCCTCAAGCTCCCTAACCCCTCGTATGGTGatctcaaccacctcgtcTCCGCCGTCATGTCCGGTGTGACCGTTTCTCTCCGTTTCCCCGGCCAGCTCAACTCTGATCTCCGCAAGTTGGCTGTCAACATGGTTCCTTTCCCTCGTCTCCACTTCTTCATGGTCGGCTTCGCTCCCCTGACCAGCCGTGGCGCCCACTCTTTCCGCGCCGTGTCCGTTCCCGAGTTGACCCAGCAGATGTTCGACCCCAAGAACATGATGGCTGCTTCCGACTTCCGCAACGGTCGTTACCTCACTTGCTCTGCCATCTT CCGTGGCAAGGTCTCTatgaaggaggttgaggatcaGATGCGCAACGTGCAGAACAAGAACTCGTCTTACTTCGTTGAGTGGATTCCCAACAACGTCCAGACCGCTCTCTGCTCCATCCCTCCCCGTGGCCTCAAGATGTCGTCGACCTTCGTCGGTAACTCTACTGCTATCCAGGAGCTCTTCAAGCGCATTGGCGAGCAGTTCACTGCCATGTTCCGTCGCAAGGCTTTCTTGCATTGGTACACTGGTGAGGGTATGGACGAGATGGAGTTCACTGAGGCTGAGTCCAACATGAACGATCTCGTTTCGGAGTACCAGCAATACCAGgatgctggtgttgatgaggaggaggaggagtacgaggaggaggcccCCGCTGAGGAGGAGTAG
- a CDS encoding hypothetical protein (COG:K; COG:L; COG:T; EggNog:ENOG50KOG1187), with protein sequence MSFDSANSSQSITQSQPITLDEFLDWRDDEHFIWDEDGRETGEAWIRPVERAGLDDSKHKVFHHANKEYIRAPHPFIQIGEQLGESGTTVVYKVNVPEGYPYRRPLALKIITCKDNLRPPGPDSHVRMLALEEVRNMASIKHPHIVVYVASFEDYCISTGVRRQQRAKVKAIRVDQQIKKHILGIAMYPPAQCNLRFFMNHIINNREPENEAALHTYFGCLSQAVAFLHRSNIRIRHKDIKPENIVIDDFLLPVLTDFGLSKHFETGQHSEGPTPKTLKYADPEAINETQRDERSDVFSLGCVFLEMATTLLGRPPDFAEQQLRTDNLGEFKYSESLERLDAYLFHLCQIADRLIDSNPKKAESAAAIKEILPVIRAMMDADFTKRPMAHDLYPLFRRLAIAGGAGACGNCEAERETGRAVPRLRRTRTGSPVMTRTATMNTTISLVRRGSTMNGLTGMVVHDSPTDVQHQHHGYENVPPQSQANGNGVNGQANGNGTYVNGSQAR encoded by the coding sequence ATGTCGTTCGATTCGGCCAACAGTAGCCAGTCTATCACCCAGTCACAGCCTATTACGCTTGATGAGTTCCTAGACTGGCGAGACGACGAGCACTTCATCTGGGACGAGGACGGCCGTGAGACGGGCGAAGCTTGGATCCGGCCAGTGGAAAGAGCAGGGCTTGATGATAGCAAGCACAAGGTCTTCCACCATGCCAATAAGGAATATATCAGGGCCCCCCATCCGTTCATTCAGATCGGCGAGCAGCTTGGAGAATCTGGAACCACGGTCGTATACAAAGTCAATGTCCCTGAAGGATATCCATATCGGCGGCCGCTTGCCTTGAAGATTATCACTTGCAAGGATAATTTACGGCCACCCGGGCCTGACAGCCACGTCAGGATGCTGGCCTTGGAGGAAGTAAGGAACATGGCCTCGATCAAACACCCCCATATCGTTGTTTACGTGGCCAGCTTTGAAGATTACTGCATCTCAACTGGGGTGAGGAGGCAGCAGAGAGCGAAGGTCAAAGCTATCAGAGTTGATCAACAAATCAAGAAGCACATACTGGGCATCGCCATGTACCCTCCAGCACAATGCAACCTCCGCTTCTTCATgaaccacatcatcaacaatcGCGAGCCAGAAAACGAGGCCGCCCTGCACACGTATTTCGGATGCTTGTCACAAGCCGTGGCATTCCTCCACAGAAGTAACATTCGAATCCGGCACAAAGATATCAAGCCCGAAAATATTGTCATTGACgattttcttcttcccgtACTAACCGATTTTGGCTTGTCAAAGCACTTTGAGACCGGTCAGCACTCGGAAGGACCCACGCCCAAGACACTCAAGTACGCCGACcccgaggccatcaacgAAACCCAGCGAGACGAGCGGTCCGATGTCTTTTCCCTTGGTTGTGTGTTCCTAGAAATGGCCACCACATTGCTGGGGCGACCGCCTGATTTCGCCGAGCAGCAATTGAGGACGGACAACCTGGGGGAGTTCAAGTACTCGGAGTCCCTCGAACGTCTTGATGCCTACCTCTTCCACCTGTGCCAGATTGCGGACCGGCTCATCGACAGCAACCCCAAGAAGGCCGAATCGGCGGCTGCGATCAAGGAGATATTGCCTGTGATTCGAGCCATGATGGATGCGGATTTTACTAAAAGGCCCATGGCTCATGACTTGTATCCGTTGTTCAGACGGTTGGCGATTGCAGGGGGCGCGGGCGCTTGTGGGAATTGTGAGGCGGAGCGTGAGACTGGGAGGGCCGTACCGAGGCTGCGACGGACTCGCACGGGGAGCCCGGTTatgacgaggacggcgaCGATGAACACGACTATTTCTCTGGTTAGGAGAGGAAGCACGATGAATGGGTTGactgggatggtggtgcatGATAGTCCTACTGATGTccagcaccaacatcacGGGTATGAGAATGTCCCACCGCAGAGTCAGGCGAATGGGAACGGTGTGAATGGCCAGGCCAACGGGAATGGGACGTATGTAAACGGAAGCCAGGCTCGTTGA
- the GUT1 gene encoding Glycerol kinase (EggNog:ENOG503NUT5; COG:G), with the protein MGDLGDFNPIRFEEGGMVIDIPTLNLDSLKKPEATITPLYPDHIPTLETPNLHPHHDKHLPRGIEETPEEQRRHWFVGSIDQGTTSSRFLIFNGEGDPVASHQLEFENLYPKSGWHEHEPLELLASVEECIDEAMRKFVDLGYRKSDIRSIGITNQRETTVVWDNNTGEPLYNAIVWPDTRTKDLVRDLKSRDQADTLTDLCGLPLSTYPSSVKLMWLIENVEAVKQAYEEGRLAFGTVDSWLIYKLNGGAKAAKPIHVTDSTNASRTMFMNLHTLQYDDNLLKFFGIDRSKIHLPKIVPSSDPCCFGKIAKGALSGVQIAGCLGDQSSALVGQCGFSPGQAKNTYGTGCFLLYNVGTKPVISKYGLLATVAYDFGGGRKPVYALEGSIAVAGSGVKFLMNNLGFVDKSSAITELAESVEDNGGVVFVTAFSGLFAPYWIDDAKGTIFGITQHTQKGHIARATLEATCFQTKAILDAMEKDSNAKLESLAVDGGLSNSDLCMQTQADITGIPVDRPGMRETTALGAAIAAGLATGVWKELNDLKDVNQAGRKVFKPNMERKQAEKLFKKWEQAVEMSRGWVNEVADGEEE; encoded by the exons ATGGGCGACCTTGGCGACTTCAATCCCATTCGTTTCGAAGAAGGCGGCATGGTGATAGACATACCCACGCTGAACCTCGACTCCCTGAAGAAGCCCGAAGCAACCATCACCCCTCTGTACCCCGACCACATTCCCACCCTCGAGACGCCCAACTTACATCCGCACCATGATAAACACCTGCCGCGGGGCATTGAGGAGACACCCGAGGAACAGCGGCGCCACTGGTTTGTGGGCAGTATCGACCAGGGAACAACGTCATCTCGGTTCCTAATATTCAACGGAGAAGGCGACCCAGTTGCCAGTCACCAACTCGAGTTCGAGAACCTGTATCCTAAATCCGG ATGGCACGAGCACGAACCGTTGGAGCTTCTCGCCTCCGTGGAGGAATGCATCGATGAGGCGATGCGCAAGTTTGTCGATCTGGGGTACCGAAAATCAGACATTCGGTCCATTGGCATCACCAATCAAAGAGAAACGACAGTAGTATGGGACAACAACACCGGCGAGCCCCTTTACAACGCCATTGTCTGGCCCGATACCAGAACCAAAGATCTGGTGAGGGACCTCAAGTCCCGTGACCAGGCCGACACATTGACAGACCTTTGTGGTCTGCCGCTATCAACATATCCCAGCAGTGTCAAGCTCATGTGGCTCATCGAAAACGTCGAGGCCGTAAAACAAGCCTATGAGGAGGGTCGCCTCGCCTTTGGAACAGTCGACTCATGGCTGATATATAAGCTCAACGGCGGGGCCAAAGCGGCAAAGCCCATCCATGTCACCGATAGCACAAATGCTAGCAGAACCATGTTTATGAATCTGCACACTCTCCAGTACGACGACAATCTGCTCAAGTTCTTTGGTATCGACAGAAGCAAGATCCACCTTCCCAAGATCGTTCCATCATCAGATCCATGTTGCTTTGGGAAAATTGCCAAGGGCGCATTGTCGGGAGTGCAGATTGCCGGGTGCCTGGGAGACCAGTCTAGTGCGTTGGTCGGCCAGTGTGGTTTCAGTCCGGGTCAAGCCAAAAACACCTACGGCACCGGTTGCTTCTTACTCTACAACGTTGGTACCAAGCCGGTCATTTCAAAATATGGTCTTTTGGCAACAGTCGCCTACGACTTTGGCGGTGGCCGCAAGCCCGTCTACGCCTTGGAGGGAAGCATAGCCGTCGCCGGATCCGGTGTCAAGTTCCTCATGAACAACTTGGGATTTGTTGACAAGTCAAGCGCCATCACTGAGCTGGCCGAATCAGTCGAGGATAACGGCGGTGTTGTTTTTGTCACCGCTTTCAGTGGTCTGTTTGCCCCCTATTGGATTGATGATGCCAAGGGCACAATTT TTGGCATCACgcaacacacacaaaaagGTCACATTGCTCGGGCCACACTGGAAGCCACGTGTTTCCAGACGAAGGCCATCTTGGACGCCATGGAAAAGGACTCCAATGCCAAACTCGAGTCTCTTGCGGTTGATGGTGGCCTGTCAAACTCTGACCTCTGCATGCAAACGCAGGCCGATATCACGGGCATCCCGGTTGATCGTCCAGGCATGAGAGAGACGACAGCCTTGGGTGCAGCCATTGCTGCTGGGCTGGCAACAGGTGTCTGGAAGGAGTTGAATGACCTGAAGGATGTGAATCAGGCCGGTAGGAAGGTGTTCAAGCCGAATATGGAGAGGAAACAAGCAGAGAAGCTGTTCAAGAAGTGGGAGCAAGCTGTTGAGATGAGCAGGGGGTGGGTTAATGAGGTTgccgatggtgaggaggagtga